The following proteins are co-located in the Lepisosteus oculatus isolate fLepOcu1 chromosome 9, fLepOcu1.hap2, whole genome shotgun sequence genome:
- the podn gene encoding podocan: MTQARGLLFVLLVLSLSWGLVQCQAELQEEEEEEEEDEWVEETTPPTVKLTEVVDCPEDCACTPEGVVDCAGVDLEHFPSGLPDTTRHLSLQNNQIQAVTVDELSRLFRLETLNLQNNRLTSHGLDDEAFELLDHLSYLYLANNKLTTAPKSLPSSLVSADFAANQLTKIYPYTFGQKPHLKSVYLHNNKLTDAGLPDQMFNGSDALEILIMSSNFLRFVPKNLPSALYRLHLKNNKLERIPKGAFDKLPYLRELYLQNNLLRNDGMDNETFSNLNRLEYLDLSNNNLTVVPKGLPRSLVLLHLEKNSLQSIPADALTPIRNLEYLLLHNNRLRARSIHPLAFQGLKKLHTLHMYNNKLERVPRGLPRRAKTLMLLHNQILEINRNDLAMLYTLTELNLSYNKLTSPRLHREAFRKLRLLESLDLSGNELHSLPAGLPRSLQILKVKDNQLVTIPDRALGGMTKLRELNLSSNQLKINSIYQGAWQELSSLTTLDLSRNLLTHIPSDLPESLEYLYLQSNRISTVSESAFESTPNIKGIFLRFNRLSVNTVQESSFASLKHLQVLDIGSSSKSFIPGEEEEDGGEEEGQEDYK; encoded by the exons ATGACGCAGGCCAGGGGGCTCCTGTTCGTGTTGTTGGTGCTGTCGCTGAGCTGGGGGCTGGTGCAGTGCCAAGCTGAGTTGcaggaagaagaggaggaggaagaagaggacgAGTGGGTAGAAGAGACAACCCCCCCCACTGTTAAGTTGACAGAGGTGGTGGACTGCCCTGAGGACTGTGCCTGTACTCCTGAGGGGGTGGTGGACTGTGCTGGGGTGGACTTGGAGCATTTtcccagtgggctgccagacACCACTCGGCACCTCTCTCTACAG AACAATCAGATACAAGCAGTGACGGTGGATGAGCTGTCTCGACTCTTCAGACTGGAGACACTCAACCTGCAGAATAACAGGCTCACATCTCATG GTCTTGATGATGAGGCATTTGAACTGCTGGATCACCTCAGTTATTTATACTTGGCAAACAACAAG CTCACTACTGCCCCCAAGTCTCTGCCCTCTTCACTGGTCAGCGCAGACTTTGCAGCCAACCAGTTAACCAAGATCTACCCATATACCTTTGGACAGAAGCCACATCTCAA GTCAGTGTATCTTCACAACAACAAGCTGACTGATGCTGGCCTTCCTGACCAGATGTTCAATGGCTCTGATGCCCTAGAGATCCTCATCATGTCCAGCAACTTCCTCAGATTCGTGCCCAAGAACCTGCCTTCTGCCCTCTACCGCCTCCACTTAAAG aataACAAGTTGGAGAGGATCCCTAAAGGAGCTTTTGACAAACTGCCCTATTTGCGGGAGTTGTACCTACAGAACAACCTCCTGAGGAACGATGGCATGGACAATGAGACTTTCAG CAACCTGAACCGCCTGGAGTACCTGGACCTGTCTAACAACAACCTGACCGTGGTACCGAAGGGGCTCCCTCGCAGCCTGGTACTTCTGCACCTGGAGAAGAACTCCCTCCAGAGCATCCCAGCAGACGCGCTGACCCCCATCCGCAACCTGGAGTACCTGCTGCTCCACAACAACAGGCTCCGGGCCCGCTCCATTCACCCGCTGGCCTTCCAGGGCCTGAAGAAGCTGCACACGCTGCACATGTACAACAACAAGCTGGAGCGCGTGCCCCGTGGGCTCCCCCGTCGTGCCAAAACCCTCATGCTGCTGCACAACCAGATCCTGGAGATCAACCGCAATGACTTGGCCATGCTGTACACCCTCACTGAACTCAACCTTAGCTACAACAAGCTCACCAGCCCCCGCCTGCACCGCGAGGCCTTCCGCAAGCTCCGGCTGCTGGAGTCCCTGGACCTCTCGGGCAACGAGCTCCACAGCCTCCCGGCTGGCCTGCCTAGGAGTCTGCAGATCCTTAAGGTGAAGGACAACCAGCTGGTCACTATCCCTGATCGCGCTCTCGGCGGCATGACCAAGCTGCGTGAGCTCAACCTCAGCAGCAACCAGCTCAAGATCAACTCCATCTACCAGGGGGCCTGGCAGGAGCTCAGCAGTCTCACT ACATTGGACCTGTCCAGGAATCTTCTGACCCACATTCCTTCTGACCTGCCGGAATCTCTGGAGTACCTGTACCTGCAGAGTAACCGCATTAGCACCGTGTCCGAGAGCGCTTTCGAGAGTACGCCCAACATCAAGGGCATCTTCCTCAG GTTTAACCGACTGTCTGTGAACACCGTGCAGGAGAGCTCCTTTGCCAGCCTGAAGCACCTGCAGGTGCTGGACATCGGCTCATCTTCGAAGAGCTTCATCccgggagaggaagaggaggatggAGGGGAAGAGGAAGGCCAGGAGGATTACAAGTAA